From one Pecten maximus chromosome 8, xPecMax1.1, whole genome shotgun sequence genomic stretch:
- the LOC117332827 gene encoding uncharacterized protein LOC117332827 isoform X2, with protein sequence MATPVKETDRIRFPDSDRCVSCCLENKQRYYIIRKDKNKGPAFEIVCYCYKNNLCIEENVGTYVCSPCYKLLLRIKDMDCRRSQLYDKVMMSSQTFIKVISVKKRSMAIGTPGTPRQSKFPDKRATPDQGSLEKQSRQQTVIRKPSTRSLFLTPSKKASSSFTEDLAVPFSPGPQSSNQQKRIKSSSLSVKKTLKHTVSFRSSKLCEQMLPIVKSLANGSFKKALSLLVNSSDHATKENAKKAVKKLIEQECCVFSKQTNEFEVHLQKRETRDLENFNMKEIQKDFESHAPMLWACATQAATSGYSKTFDQVKVCAALCVLLQGRSKMLNSLQHVVAITMYNNQLQKDGFSVLAKLGFSVTHTTLNEKLNTAKKLNEQVMKTYQRRLADTIAAKSIVDRVSTEHSYAGGLDQPSVIDEHSYSTIYHSEFQQHGEPLGYRFNLDNLDFHIKVREMTQEHQNVSRHFTQIMSVVDRVSCEGFTDEPVGNLMEVENSEFLPTAEDNYTLRKDMIQNQQCFVGILLAFN encoded by the exons atggcaACTCCAGTAAAAGAAACTGACAGAATTCGCTTTCCAGACAGTGACAGGTGTGTTTCTTGTTGTTTAGAAAACAAACAAAGGTACTACATAATCCGAAAAGATAAGAACAAGGGTCCTgcttttgaaattgtatgttaCTGTTACAAGAACAATCTCTGTATCGAAGAAAATGTTGGGACATATGTGTGTTCGCCTTGTTATAAACTGCTGCTACGAATAAAAGACATGGACTGCAGACGGTCACAATTATATGACAAAGTTATGATGTCGTCACAAACATTTATTAAAGTCATATCTGTGAAAAAACGAAGTATGGCCATAGGAACACCTGGAACACCAAGACAATCTAAGTTTCCTGACAAGAGAGCTACTCCAGATCAAG GATCCCTAGAAAAGCAGTCTAGACAACAAACAGTAATTAGAAAGCCATCAACAagatcattgtttttaactccATCAAAAAAAGCCTCGAGCTCATTCACAGAGGATCTCGCTGTTCCATTTTCACCTGGGCCTCAAAGTAGTAACCAACAAAAGAGAATCAAATCTTCATCACTTTCGGTTAAGAAAACCCTGAAACATACAGTGTCATTTCGATCTTCAAAACTCTGTGAACAGATGCTTCCAATTGTAAAATCATTAGCAAATGGAAGCTTCAAAAAGGCTTTATCATTACTTGTAAATTCTTCAGACCATGCAACCAAAGAAAATGCAAAGAAGGCAGTTAAGAAGTTAATTGAACAGGAATGCTGTGtcttttcaaaacaaacaaatgaatttGAAGTACATTTACAGAAACGGGAAACTAGAGATTTGGAAAACTTCAACATGAAAGAAATTCAAAAGGATTTTGAAAGTCATGCACCCATGTTATGGGCATGTGCAACCCAAGCAGCAACCTCTGGTTATAGCAAGACATTCGATCAGGTTAAGGTTTGTGCAGCTTTGTGTGTTCTTTTGCAGGGACGTTCAAAAATGCTTAACTCTCTTCAACATGTTGTTGCCATAACAATGTACAACAACCAATTACAGAAAGATGGCTTTTCGGTGCTTGCAAAGCTGGGTTTTTCTGTAACCCATACAACCTTGAATGAAAAGTTGAACACAGCGAAAAAACTAAATGAGCAAGTAATGAAAACCTATCAGAGGAGGTTAGCAGACACTATTGCTGCTAAAAGTATTGTGGATAGGGTGAGCACTGAACACTCTTATGCAGGAGGATTAGATCAACCCTCAGTCATAGATGAACATTCCTATTCAACCATCTACCATTCAGAATTTCAACAACATGGTGAACCCCTAGGCTACAGATTTAACCTCGACAACCTGGACTTTCATATAAAAGTCAGGGAAATGACACAGGAACATCAAAATGTGTCGAGGCATTTTACTCAAATCATGTCTGTTGTAGATAGAGTGAGCTGTGAGGGTTTCACAGATGAGCCTGTCGGAAATTTGATGGAGGTTGAAAACAGCGAATTTCTTCCTACTGCTGAGGACAATTACACTCTTAGAAAAGACATGATACAG AATCAGCAGTGTTTTGTTGGGATACTTCTTGCATTCAATTAG
- the LOC117332827 gene encoding uncharacterized protein LOC117332827 isoform X1: MATPVKETDRIRFPDSDRCVSCCLENKQRYYIIRKDKNKGPAFEIVCYCYKNNLCIEENVGTYVCSPCYKLLLRIKDMDCRRSQLYDKVMMSSQTFIKVISVKKRSMAIGTPGTPRQSKFPDKRATPDQGSLEKQSRQQTVIRKPSTRSLFLTPSKKASSSFTEDLAVPFSPGPQSSNQQKRIKSSSLSVKKTLKHTVSFRSSKLCEQMLPIVKSLANGSFKKALSLLVNSSDHATKENAKKAVKKLIEQECCVFSKQTNEFEVHLQKRETRDLENFNMKEIQKDFESHAPMLWACATQAATSGYSKTFDQVKVCAALCVLLQGRSKMLNSLQHVVAITMYNNQLQKDGFSVLAKLGFSVTHTTLNEKLNTAKKLNEQVMKTYQRRLADTIAAKSIVDRVSTEHSYAGGLDQPSVIDEHSYSTIYHSEFQQHGEPLGYRFNLDNLDFHIKVREMTQEHQNVSRHFTQIMSVVDRVSCEGFTDEPVGNLMEVENSEFLPTAEDNYTLRKDMIQVVSNILIEHLSSFKIFENICPKQFQHAYSAEMSKKSIVNQQCFVGILLAFN; encoded by the exons atggcaACTCCAGTAAAAGAAACTGACAGAATTCGCTTTCCAGACAGTGACAGGTGTGTTTCTTGTTGTTTAGAAAACAAACAAAGGTACTACATAATCCGAAAAGATAAGAACAAGGGTCCTgcttttgaaattgtatgttaCTGTTACAAGAACAATCTCTGTATCGAAGAAAATGTTGGGACATATGTGTGTTCGCCTTGTTATAAACTGCTGCTACGAATAAAAGACATGGACTGCAGACGGTCACAATTATATGACAAAGTTATGATGTCGTCACAAACATTTATTAAAGTCATATCTGTGAAAAAACGAAGTATGGCCATAGGAACACCTGGAACACCAAGACAATCTAAGTTTCCTGACAAGAGAGCTACTCCAGATCAAG GATCCCTAGAAAAGCAGTCTAGACAACAAACAGTAATTAGAAAGCCATCAACAagatcattgtttttaactccATCAAAAAAAGCCTCGAGCTCATTCACAGAGGATCTCGCTGTTCCATTTTCACCTGGGCCTCAAAGTAGTAACCAACAAAAGAGAATCAAATCTTCATCACTTTCGGTTAAGAAAACCCTGAAACATACAGTGTCATTTCGATCTTCAAAACTCTGTGAACAGATGCTTCCAATTGTAAAATCATTAGCAAATGGAAGCTTCAAAAAGGCTTTATCATTACTTGTAAATTCTTCAGACCATGCAACCAAAGAAAATGCAAAGAAGGCAGTTAAGAAGTTAATTGAACAGGAATGCTGTGtcttttcaaaacaaacaaatgaatttGAAGTACATTTACAGAAACGGGAAACTAGAGATTTGGAAAACTTCAACATGAAAGAAATTCAAAAGGATTTTGAAAGTCATGCACCCATGTTATGGGCATGTGCAACCCAAGCAGCAACCTCTGGTTATAGCAAGACATTCGATCAGGTTAAGGTTTGTGCAGCTTTGTGTGTTCTTTTGCAGGGACGTTCAAAAATGCTTAACTCTCTTCAACATGTTGTTGCCATAACAATGTACAACAACCAATTACAGAAAGATGGCTTTTCGGTGCTTGCAAAGCTGGGTTTTTCTGTAACCCATACAACCTTGAATGAAAAGTTGAACACAGCGAAAAAACTAAATGAGCAAGTAATGAAAACCTATCAGAGGAGGTTAGCAGACACTATTGCTGCTAAAAGTATTGTGGATAGGGTGAGCACTGAACACTCTTATGCAGGAGGATTAGATCAACCCTCAGTCATAGATGAACATTCCTATTCAACCATCTACCATTCAGAATTTCAACAACATGGTGAACCCCTAGGCTACAGATTTAACCTCGACAACCTGGACTTTCATATAAAAGTCAGGGAAATGACACAGGAACATCAAAATGTGTCGAGGCATTTTACTCAAATCATGTCTGTTGTAGATAGAGTGAGCTGTGAGGGTTTCACAGATGAGCCTGTCGGAAATTTGATGGAGGTTGAAAACAGCGAATTTCTTCCTACTGCTGAGGACAATTACACTCTTAGAAAAGACATGATACAGGTTGTATCCAACATTCTGATCGAACATCTGTCATCCTTCAAaatctttgaaaatatttgtcCTAAACAATTCCAACATGCTTATTCAGCAGAAATGTCGAAGAAATCtattgtg AATCAGCAGTGTTTTGTTGGGATACTTCTTGCATTCAATTAG